The following coding sequences lie in one Rutidosis leptorrhynchoides isolate AG116_Rl617_1_P2 chromosome 6, CSIRO_AGI_Rlap_v1, whole genome shotgun sequence genomic window:
- the LOC139854062 gene encoding uncharacterized mitochondrial protein AtMg00810-like: MWLYKHKYNADGNLSRYKARLVANSRSQQVGIICDETFSPVVKPDTIRTVLSLAVSRHWPVHQLDVKNAFLHGQLSETVYMHQRYAQRIRFHQSRCDTSLFIYRQGSDTTYLLLYVDDIVLTASSACLLQRIITSLHKEFAMTDLGPLNYFLGINATRTDTCMFLSQRHYAAEIIERAGMLTCQPCRTPVEPGAKLTNHGPLVKDPTLYRSLAGALQYLTFTRPDISYAVQQICLFMHDPREQHMHALKRIIRYVQGTPDLGLQLYAFSPTTLVAYSDADWDGCPTTRCSTSGYCVFLGNNLLSWSYKRQLTPSRSSAEAEYCGVANAVAETCWIRNLLRELHYPLTTATLVYCDNVSSVYLASNPVQHQRTKHIEIDIHFVGDLVAQG; the protein is encoded by the exons ATGTGGCTATATAAGCACAAGTATAATGCAGACGGTAATTTGagcaggtataaggctcgactCGTTGCTAACAGTCGAAGCCAGCAGGTTGGCATTATTTGTGATGAGACTTTTAGCCCGGTTGTCAAACCAGATACGATACGCACAGTTCTTAGTTTGGCGGTCTCCAGACACTGGCCCGTTCAccagctagatgtcaagaacgcCTTTCTTCACGGTCAGCTCTCTGAGACTGTCTACATGCACcaga GATATGCTCAGCGGATTAGGTTTCATCAAAGCCGTTGTGATACTTCTCTATTTATTTATCGTCAGGGATCTGATACTACCTATCTGctcttatatgttgatgatattgtgttgACTGCATCTTCTGCATGTTTACTTCAGCGGATCATTACCTCATTACATAAAGAGTTTGCTATGACAGACTTAGGCCCCTTGAACTACTTTCTCGGAATCAACGCTACGCGTACTGACACTTGTATGTTTTTATCTCAGAGACATTATGCTGCAGAGATTATTGAGCGGGCAGGCATGCTTACCTGTCAGCCTTGTAGGACCCCGGTCGAACCGGGAGCCAAACTTACTAATCATGGCCCTTTGGTGAAAGACCCGACTCTGTACCGGAGTCTTGCGGGAGCATTACAGTATCTCACATTTACTCGTCCGGACATCTCCTACGCCGTTCAACAGATTTGCCTCTTCATGCACGATCCTCGAGAGCAACACATGCATGCTCTCAAACGGATTATTCGGTATGTTCAGGGGACCCCCGATCTTGGCCTACAACTTTATGCATTTTCTCCTACCACACTGGTTGCCTACTCTGATGCCGACTGGGATGGCTGCCCCACCACCAGATGTTCTACATCTGGCTACTGTGTTTTTCTCGGCAACAACCTCCTCTCATGGTCATATAAGCGGCAACTCACGCCATCTCGTTCTAGTGCTGAAGCAGAATATTGCGGGGTTGCCAATGCTGTTGCCGAGACTTGTTGGATCCGTAATCTACTTCGAGAGTTACACTACCCTCTTACCACTGCCACTTTGGTTTACTGTGATAATGTCAGCTCTGTCTATCTCGCCTCTAACCCGGTTCAACATCAGCGGACCAAGCACATTGAGATCGATATTCATTTTGTTGGTGACCTGGTTGCCCAGGGCTAA
- the LOC139853115 gene encoding cytochrome P450 86A8-like encodes MDVTIVLLLFTGVTAYLLWFTYISRSLKGPRVWPIFGSLPGLIQNSDRLHEWIADNLRACNGTYQTCICAVPFLARKQGLVTVTCDPKNLEHILKTRFDNYPKGPTWQAVFHDLLGKGIFNSDGDTWLLQRKTAALEFTTRTLRQAMARWVTRAIKNRFCPILERAQLQAEPVDLQDLLLRITFDNICGLAFGKDPQTLAPELPDNSFALAFDQATEASLQRFIFPEVIWKMRKWLRLGLEVSLSRSLVHVEDYLSSVISTRRHELSTQVKEGSLHDDLLSRFMKMKESYSDKFLQHVALNFILAGRDTSSVAMSWFFWLVIQNPEVEEKILKEISSVLLETRGDDVAKWTDEPLGFEEVDKLVYLKAALSETLRLYPSVPEDSKHVVADDLLPDGTFVPAGSSVTYSIYSAGRMKSTWGEDCLEYKPERWLSPDGTKFVRHDSYRFVAFNAGPRICLGKDLAYLQMKSIAAAVLLRHRLAVVPGHKVEQKMSLTLFMKYGLKVNVFQRDLRPIIETVIKEKEER; translated from the coding sequence ATGGATGTAACTATAGTTCTGCTGTTGTTTACTGGTGTGACTGCTTATCTTCTATGGTTTACTTATATTTCAAGGTCATTGAAGGGTCCACGTGTATGGCCTATATTTGGCAGTCTTCCTGGCCTAATTCAGAATTCGGATCGGTTGCACGAATGGATTGCCGATAATCTCCGGGCTTGTAACGGGACGTACCAGACATGTATCTGTGCCGTCCCGTTTCTAGCCCGAAAACAAGGGCTCGTGACGGTGACTTGTGACCCGAAGAATCTTGAACATATTCTTAAAACGCGGTTCGATAATTACCCGAAAGGTCCAACTTGGCAAGCGGTTTTTCATGATTTATTGGGAAAAGGGATCTTTAATTCAGATGGTGACACGTGGCTTTTACAAAGGAAGACAGCTGCACTCGAGTTCACAACCCGTACCCTTCGACAAGCCATGGCTCGTTGGGTGACTCGAGCCATCAAGAATAGGTTTTGCCCGATTTTGGAACGGGCTCAGCTTCAGGCTGAGCCCGTAGATCTACAAGACCTTTTGCTAAGAATCACATTTGATAACATTTGCGGATTGGCTTTTGGAAAGGATCCGCAAACGTTAGCCCCTGAGTTGCCCGACAATAGCTTTGCATTAGCTTTTGATCAGGCAACAGAGGCTTCATTGCAACGGTTTATTTTTCCGGAAGTTATTTGGAAGATGAGGAAATGGCTCCGACTTGGGCTGGAGGTTAGCTTGAGCCGAAGCCTAGTACACGTGGAAGATTACTTGTCCAGCGTCATCAGTACACGTAGGCATGAACTGTCCACTCAAGTTAAAGAAGGAAGCTTACATGATGACTTGTTATCAAGGTTTATGAAAATGAAAGAATCCTACAGTGACAAGTTTTTACAACACGTGGCACTCAACTTCATCCTAGCTGGACGTGACACGTCATCAGTTGCAATGAGCTGGTTTTTCTGGTTGGTGATTCAGAATCCAGAAGTGGAAGAAAAAATCTTAAAGGAAATCTCTAGTGTCTTGCTGGAGACACGTGGCGATGACGTGGCAAAATGGACGGACGAGCCGTTAGGGTTTGAGGAAGTTGATAAGTTGGTTTATTTAAAGGCAGCATTGTCCGAGACCCTCCGGCTATACCCATCGGTTCCGGAGGACTCGAAACATGTGGTAGCCGATGATCTGTTGCCAGACGGAACTTTTGTTCCGGCTGGATCATCGGTTACTTATTCGATATATTCGGCGGGCCGAATGAAGTCAACATGGGGCGAGGATTGTCtcgagtataaacccgagagatggTTGTCACCAGACGGAACAAAATTTGTAAGGCACGATTCGTATAGATTTGTTGCGTTTAATGCCGGACCAAGAATTTGTTTAGGGAAAGATTTGGCTTATTTGCAAATGAAGTCGATAGCGGCGGCGGTGTTGCTACGCCACCGTCTCGCAGTGGTGCCCGGACACAAAGTGGAGCAAAAGATGTCATTGACATTGTTCATGAAGTATGGGCTAAAAGTGAATGTGTTTCAAAGGGATTTAAGGCCCATTATAGAAACTGTGATAAAGGAGAAGGAAGAAAGATAG